One window of the Candidatus Jettenia sp. genome contains the following:
- a CDS encoding transposase, translated as MLYVFQSKRFEIEVYAYVLMNNHYYLLLKAKKSDISQGMQWFGTTYTRRHNIKHSEKPDVEIPQNGTY; from the coding sequence ATGCTTTACGTATTCCAGTCAAAAAGGTTTGAAATTGAGGTTTATGCCTATGTCCTCATGAATAACCATTATTATTTGCTCCTCAAAGCCAAAAAGTCCGATATTTCTCAAGGCATGCAATGGTTTGGCACTACATATACACGCCGGCATAATATAAAACACTCCGAAAAACCTGATGTTGAAATTCCCCAAAATGGCACGTATTAA